One region of Clostridiales bacterium genomic DNA includes:
- a CDS encoding MATE family efflux transporter: MQTATKPQHLDMLNGPIWNKLPRYALPVAATGILGQLFNAADIAVVGNFTGDMRTAAVAAVGANSPVIGLLLNLFIGIALGANVVIANAIGRGDRETVHRAVHTSIVTALIGGVIVAVFGQFIAAGLMGLLNVPEDVYPLALAYLRIYLLGMPVILLYNFEAAIFRSVGDTKVPLIALTVSGVLNVILNLFFVIVLKMNVNGVAIATVLSNAVSSVLLLRRLLHGDLVRVELKQLRIDPAIFRKIMRIGLPAGIQSAIFSVSNIIIQSAINSLGTVVMAASSAAFNIEIIAYDVLNSFSQACTTFVGQNYGAGKIDRCKKTMLLSLGEDIIASAIAIVIVLLTGKYLLAIFNNDPQVIEIGYSRLLILFGSYIFSLTYEILSGYLRGFGISLVPAILTLFGVCGVRIVWINTVFPLHHTFRSIMLVYPISLATTAVLIFIALLIYRPSRRFAAAHSKKNPQA; the protein is encoded by the coding sequence ATGCAGACAGCGACCAAGCCGCAGCATCTGGACATGCTCAACGGCCCGATCTGGAATAAACTCCCGCGCTATGCCCTGCCCGTCGCCGCGACCGGCATCCTCGGGCAGCTGTTCAACGCGGCCGACATCGCCGTCGTCGGCAACTTCACGGGCGATATGCGCACGGCCGCCGTGGCCGCCGTCGGCGCGAACAGCCCGGTCATCGGCCTGCTTTTGAATCTGTTCATCGGCATCGCGCTCGGCGCGAACGTCGTCATCGCCAACGCCATCGGCCGCGGCGACCGCGAGACCGTGCACCGCGCCGTGCACACCTCCATCGTCACGGCGCTCATCGGCGGCGTGATCGTAGCGGTCTTCGGCCAGTTCATCGCGGCCGGACTCATGGGCCTGCTCAACGTGCCGGAGGATGTGTACCCGCTCGCGCTCGCGTATCTGCGCATCTACCTGCTGGGCATGCCGGTCATTTTGCTGTATAACTTCGAGGCGGCCATCTTCCGCAGCGTCGGCGACACGAAGGTGCCGCTCATCGCGCTGACGGTCTCCGGCGTCCTGAACGTGATCCTCAACCTGTTTTTCGTCATCGTGCTCAAGATGAACGTCAACGGCGTCGCCATTGCGACGGTGCTCTCCAACGCGGTCAGTTCCGTGCTGCTGCTGCGCCGTCTGCTGCACGGCGATCTGGTGCGCGTGGAGCTGAAGCAGCTGCGCATCGACCCCGCCATCTTCCGCAAGATCATGCGCATCGGTCTGCCGGCCGGTATTCAGAGCGCGATCTTCTCGGTGTCGAACATCATCATCCAGTCGGCCATCAACAGCCTCGGCACCGTCGTCATGGCCGCCTCGAGCGCCGCGTTCAACATCGAGATCATCGCCTATGACGTGCTCAACTCCTTCAGCCAGGCGTGCACGACCTTTGTCGGCCAGAACTACGGCGCCGGCAAGATCGACCGCTGCAAAAAAACCATGCTTCTGTCCCTCGGCGAGGACATCATCGCCTCGGCCATCGCCATCGTGATCGTGCTGCTGACGGGCAAGTATCTGCTGGCCATTTTCAACAACGACCCGCAGGTCATTGAGATCGGCTACAGCCGGCTGCTCATTCTCTTCGGATCGTATATCTTCAGCCTGACGTATGAGATCCTGTCCGGCTACCTGCGCGGCTTTGGCATCTCGCTCGTTCCGGCGATCCTGACGCTCTTCGGCGTGTGCGGCGTGCGCATCGTGTGGATCAACACCGTGTTCCCGCTGCACCACACGTTCCGGTCGATCATGCTCGTGTATCCGATCAGTCTTGCGACCACGGCGGTGCTCATCTTCATCGCGCTGCTCATCTACCGGCCGTCGCGCCGGTTCGCGGCGGCGCACAGCAAAAAAAATCCGCAGGCATGA